In Chloroflexota bacterium, a genomic segment contains:
- a CDS encoding NADH-quinone oxidoreductase subunit B yields MGLEQKLGNMGVVTMTLEQAVNWGRTNAMWPMLFGLACCAMEMIGTQASSYDVSRFGMELMRASPRQSDLMIVAGRVTRKMAPVLRRLYDQMPDPKWVLAMGDCASCGGIFNNYAIVQGVDEVVPVDVYVAGCPPRPEALIHGVMTLHEKVRKEKISRWK; encoded by the coding sequence ATGGGACTCGAACAAAAACTTGGCAACATGGGGGTGGTGACGATGACGCTGGAACAGGCCGTAAACTGGGGCCGCACCAACGCCATGTGGCCGATGCTCTTTGGTCTGGCTTGTTGCGCCATGGAAATGATCGGCACTCAGGCTTCGAGCTACGACGTAAGCCGCTTCGGCATGGAGTTGATGCGGGCCTCGCCGCGCCAGAGCGACTTGATGATCGTCGCCGGGCGCGTCACCCGCAAGATGGCCCCGGTGTTGCGCCGCCTCTACGACCAGATGCCCGACCCGAAGTGGGTGCTGGCCATGGGCGACTGCGCCTCCTGCGGCGGCATCTTCAACAATTACGCCATTGTTCAGGGGGTGGATGAAGTGGTGCCCGTTGACGTGTACGTCGCCGGGTGCCCCCCGCGCCCCGAGGCCCTCATTCACGGCGTCATGACCTTGCACGAGAAAGTCCGCAAGGAAAAAATCTCCAGATGGAAGTAA
- a CDS encoding NADH-quinone oxidoreductase subunit C produces the protein MSHVDKTITTIRAKFPEAIDDLVEFRGEKTLVVKKAALVEVCRLLHDDPELNYNLLVDLAGVDYYPDEPRFAVSYIPYAMAANARFRLKVYTSDDEPELPTVTGVWQNADWYEREVWDMFGVRFAGHPDLRRLLMPADWVGHPHRKDYPLGYEEVQFSFNWREIDAKKPYAKE, from the coding sequence ATGTCCCACGTTGATAAAACAATCACAACCATTCGCGCCAAATTCCCGGAAGCGATTGACGATCTCGTCGAGTTTCGCGGCGAGAAGACGTTGGTGGTGAAGAAGGCGGCGCTGGTGGAGGTTTGCCGCCTCCTCCACGACGACCCGGAGTTGAATTACAACCTGCTCGTTGACCTGGCCGGGGTGGATTATTACCCCGACGAGCCGCGCTTCGCCGTTTCTTACATTCCTTACGCGATGGCGGCCAACGCCCGCTTCCGCCTCAAAGTGTATACGAGCGACGACGAACCGGAACTGCCGACTGTGACCGGTGTGTGGCAGAACGCCGACTGGTACGAGCGCGAGGTGTGGGACATGTTCGGAGTCCGGTTCGCCGGTCACCCCGATCTGCGCCGCCTCCTGATGCCCGCCGACTGGGTGGGCCACCCGCATCGCAAAGATTACCCGCTCGGCTACGAAGAAGTGCAGTTCTCCTTTAACTGGCGCGAGATCGACGCCAAGAAGCCTTACGCGAAAGAATAA